Proteins from one Deltaproteobacteria bacterium genomic window:
- a CDS encoding slipin family protein: MDFGIGAGTLVLIALAVLFLWSAVKILPEYERGVIFFLGRFQAVKGPGLILLIPGIQKMMKVSLRTVAMDVPPQEVITKDNVSVRVNAVVYFRVVNPDKAVIAIENFLYATSQLAQTTLRSVCGQAELDELLTEREKINKSIQAILDRQTDPWGIKVSIVEVKAIDLPEEMKRAMAKQAEAEREKRAKIIHAEGEAMAATRIFDAAELLARNPVSLQLRYLQTLTEIAADKNSTILFPLPMDLIKPFLKALKTE; encoded by the coding sequence ATGGACTTCGGCATAGGCGCTGGCACGCTGGTACTGATCGCGCTCGCGGTGCTCTTTCTCTGGAGCGCGGTCAAGATACTCCCCGAGTACGAGCGGGGCGTAATATTCTTTCTCGGGCGGTTCCAGGCGGTAAAGGGGCCGGGGCTCATACTCCTCATACCCGGCATCCAGAAGATGATGAAGGTGAGCCTCCGGACGGTCGCCATGGACGTGCCTCCTCAGGAGGTCATAACCAAGGACAACGTCTCGGTAAGGGTGAACGCGGTCGTCTACTTCAGGGTCGTGAACCCGGACAAGGCCGTCATCGCGATAGAGAACTTCCTCTACGCCACGAGCCAGCTTGCCCAGACGACATTGAGGAGCGTGTGCGGGCAGGCCGAGCTCGACGAGCTCCTTACCGAAAGGGAGAAGATAAACAAGAGCATTCAGGCTATACTCGACAGGCAGACCGACCCCTGGGGCATAAAGGTGAGCATAGTCGAGGTCAAGGCCATAGACCTCCCTGAGGAGATGAAGCGCGCCATGGCCAAGCAGGCCGAGGCCGAGAGGGAGAAGAGGGCCAAGATAATCCACGCGGAAGGCGAGGCAATGGCTGCCACTCGGATATTCGACGCAGCCGAGCTCCTGGCCAGGAACCCTGTGTCGCTGCAACTACGGTATCTCCAGACGCTTACGGAGATAGCGGCGGACAAGAACTCGACCATACTATTCCCCCTGCCCATGGACCTCATAAAACCGTTCCTCAAGGCATTGAAGACGGAATAG
- the thiD gene encoding bifunctional hydroxymethylpyrimidine kinase/phosphomethylpyrimidine kinase, protein MKTVLTIAGSDPSGGAGLQRDLLTFHDFGVRGLSVAAALTAQNSTVFRSALPVPARFISGQAAALLEEFEIHAVKIGMAGSPENLRAIKNLIKKRSLKNVVLDPVLRSTSGKSLLTKGGLTEIRSLLALTEVVTPNLDEAAAITGVKRIIDVRGMELAASRLFEMGARYALVKGGHLEGEPVDVLFDGLSFRHYRGRRLKGGMGRFHGTGCILSSALAADLAKGKGVEEAAAEARAYLVKVLKCRPGA, encoded by the coding sequence ATGAAAACGGTCCTCACCATAGCCGGGTCAGACCCCTCAGGCGGCGCGGGCCTCCAGAGGGACCTCCTTACCTTCCATGACTTCGGGGTACGCGGCCTTTCCGTGGCCGCTGCGCTCACGGCCCAGAACTCGACGGTCTTCAGATCTGCGCTCCCGGTCCCCGCGCGTTTCATATCAGGGCAGGCTGCGGCCCTTCTGGAAGAGTTCGAGATCCATGCGGTAAAGATCGGCATGGCCGGGAGCCCCGAAAACCTCCGGGCCATAAAGAACCTCATAAAAAAACGCTCTCTTAAGAATGTCGTGCTCGACCCGGTGCTTCGCTCTACAAGCGGCAAATCGCTGCTTACAAAGGGCGGCCTCACCGAGATCAGGTCGCTCCTCGCATTAACCGAAGTCGTCACGCCGAACCTTGACGAGGCGGCGGCCATTACTGGCGTAAAGCGGATAATCGATGTAAGGGGCATGGAACTTGCGGCAAGCAGGCTCTTCGAAATGGGCGCGAGATACGCGCTCGTCAAGGGCGGCCACCTTGAGGGAGAGCCGGTTGACGTGTTATTCGATGGGCTGTCGTTCAGGCATTACAGGGGAAGGCGGCTTAAGGGAGGAATGGGCCGTTTCCACGGCACCGGGTGCATACTCTCGTCGGCCCTGGCAGCGGACCTGGCCAAGGGAAAGGGCGTGGAAGAGGCCGCGGCTGAGGCAAGGGCCTATCTGGTGAAGGTCCTTAAGTGCAGGCCCGGCGCTTGA
- a CDS encoding DUF507 family protein yields MKLSREQVEKIVRTVLERLKDGGLVVFKADERKVFEKMIEVFLADLRAEDELDREVEGLLQSHAGAIDKERLDYRKMFNMIKGKLARERGIVI; encoded by the coding sequence ATGAAACTCTCCAGGGAGCAGGTCGAGAAGATAGTCCGGACCGTCCTCGAAAGGCTTAAAGACGGGGGCCTCGTGGTCTTCAAGGCTGACGAGAGGAAGGTTTTCGAGAAGATGATCGAGGTCTTTCTGGCAGACCTCCGGGCCGAGGACGAGCTCGACAGGGAGGTCGAAGGGCTCCTTCAAAGCCATGCCGGCGCGATCGACAAGGAAAGGCTCGACTACAGAAAGATGTTCAACATGATAAAAGGCAAGCTCGCCAGGGAAAGGGGAATTGTCATTTGA
- a CDS encoding DUF445 family protein has product MYLNLILPPIIGAAIGWLTNYVAIKLLFRPHIPLEVLGFRIQGIIPKRRKEIARSIARTIEKELLSSEDLAKALSGLNWEKEVERTVEEAVEHRFSSRFLKLPVVGLVSDNLKNQIKLLLTREIVTHLDRKKGTLAAKVRDKIDVKELLVTRIDQLDLMRFERLLTDFITRELKHLEYLGGIMGFIIGVFQSLFTYFFGLS; this is encoded by the coding sequence ATGTACCTTAACCTCATACTCCCCCCCATAATCGGGGCCGCAATAGGCTGGCTCACGAACTATGTCGCGATAAAGCTGCTTTTCAGGCCGCACATCCCGCTGGAGGTGCTAGGCTTCCGCATACAGGGCATCATACCCAAGCGTAGGAAAGAGATTGCAAGGTCCATAGCCCGGACTATTGAAAAGGAGCTACTCTCCTCAGAGGACCTCGCAAAGGCCCTCTCAGGGCTCAACTGGGAGAAAGAGGTCGAAAGGACCGTGGAGGAGGCCGTGGAGCACAGGTTCTCGTCGAGGTTCTTGAAGCTCCCGGTCGTTGGCCTGGTCTCCGATAACCTCAAGAACCAGATTAAGCTCCTCCTTACGAGGGAGATAGTGACTCACCTCGACAGGAAAAAGGGCACGCTCGCGGCAAAGGTCAGGGACAAGATAGACGTAAAGGAGCTGCTGGTAACGCGCATAGACCAGCTCGACCTCATGAGGTTCGAGAGGCTCCTTACGGATTTCATAACAAGGGAGCTTAAGCACCTTGAATACCTGGGCGGCATAATGGGTTTCATTATCGGCGTTTTCCAATCCCTTTTCACCTACTTCTTCGGGCTTTCATGA
- a CDS encoding zinc dependent phospholipase C family protein, whose protein sequence is MTVLVVLLLPGEALAWGPATHLEVGKTILENTKLLVPPIRALLLAYPYDFLYGNISADIVIGKNLVEELKHCHNWKVGFRLLRRAETDSQKAFAYGYLSHLSADTIAHNHFIPEMMIRTFSARSLRHIYWEMRFDALAEKGIWQLPRKFIKEVHRDNDRLMGETIEDTPLSFRTNKTIFSSMLLLHRFEQWHKMLGLLSSSSKWVLSKEEKERYFAISVDSVIDLLTFSHKAHCIRKDPTGKHSLNAAKFIRKRLKSIQRSGRDWEAAMESALKWVRI, encoded by the coding sequence ATGACAGTTCTCGTAGTGCTTCTCCTCCCCGGTGAAGCACTGGCATGGGGGCCAGCTACGCACCTTGAGGTCGGGAAGACCATTCTTGAGAACACAAAGCTCCTCGTCCCCCCCATTAGGGCGCTCCTCCTTGCCTATCCCTACGACTTCCTCTACGGAAACATAAGCGCGGATATCGTCATAGGGAAAAACCTCGTCGAGGAGCTGAAGCACTGTCACAACTGGAAGGTCGGCTTCAGGCTCCTACGGAGGGCCGAAACCGACTCCCAGAAGGCCTTTGCATACGGGTATTTGAGCCATCTATCGGCGGACACCATAGCCCACAACCACTTCATCCCCGAGATGATGATAAGGACCTTCTCGGCAAGGAGCCTCCGCCACATATACTGGGAGATGAGGTTCGACGCGCTCGCCGAGAAAGGCATCTGGCAGCTTCCCAGAAAGTTCATTAAGGAGGTGCACAGGGACAATGACCGACTGATGGGCGAGACGATCGAGGACACGCCCCTCTCCTTCCGCACCAACAAGACGATATTCTCGAGCATGCTGTTGCTTCACAGGTTCGAGCAGTGGCACAAGATGCTCGGCCTCCTCTCGTCCTCCTCGAAATGGGTCCTGAGCAAGGAGGAGAAGGAGAGGTACTTCGCCATCTCGGTCGACAGCGTCATCGACCTCCTCACCTTCTCCCATAAGGCGCACTGCATCAGGAAAGACCCCACGGGCAAGCACTCACTCAATGCGGCGAAGTTCATAAGGAAGCGGTTGAAATCCATCCAGAGGAGTGGCCGCGACTGGGAGGCCGCGATGGAAAGCGCGCTTAAGTGGGTGAGGATATAA
- a CDS encoding DUF507 family protein: MRLSDDRISHIAHLLFDGVWKDDLVDFTDEDKALAEIKKAMTGYLRVEDEADTAARAKIRSLSREVPEGSREWDILYKKYFEEEASKKGFR; the protein is encoded by the coding sequence TTGAGGCTTTCCGACGACAGGATATCCCACATAGCCCATCTCCTTTTCGACGGCGTATGGAAGGACGACCTCGTGGACTTCACCGACGAGGACAAGGCCCTTGCCGAGATAAAGAAGGCCATGACCGGCTATTTAAGGGTCGAGGACGAGGCCGACACAGCGGCCAGGGCAAAGATACGCTCCCTTTCAAGGGAAGTTCCCGAAGGAAGCCGTGAGTGGGACATACTTTACAAGAAGTATTTCGAGGAAGAGGCCTCTAAAAAGGGCTTCCGCTGA
- a CDS encoding PA2779 family protein, with translation MKVVKSFYFRQVALVLAFTMLVLGSIPTKSMALVIGSDAVVAAAAEKAREADIARVQRVLESKLVADKLQQAGLSEAEINERLGKLSDAELHSFASQLESLYPGGDALSAIIALLIIVILVLVVLKLADRKIVIR, from the coding sequence ATGAAAGTCGTAAAAAGCTTCTATTTCAGGCAGGTCGCTCTTGTCCTTGCCTTTACCATGCTCGTCCTGGGAAGCATTCCCACAAAGAGCATGGCCCTTGTAATCGGCTCTGACGCAGTGGTCGCGGCGGCCGCCGAAAAGGCCCGTGAAGCTGATATCGCCAGGGTGCAGAGGGTGCTTGAGAGTAAGCTCGTAGCAGACAAGCTCCAGCAGGCAGGCCTTTCAGAGGCCGAAATAAACGAGAGGCTCGGGAAGCTCTCCGATGCCGAGCTACACTCGTTTGCCTCCCAGCTCGAAAGCCTCTATCCTGGCGGAGACGCCTTGAGCGCGATAATCGCGCTCCTTATAATAGTAATACTCGTGCTGGTGGTCCTTAAGCTCGCGGACAGAAAGATAGTCATAAGATAG
- a CDS encoding nodulation protein NfeD: MANLFRPFLLLAAAILIQAFPSYSSAKEILYVKAEGVVNPVMAGYLLDNFEDAAERDAEAVIIQLDTPGGLDLSMRDIVKAMLASEVPVVVYVAPAGSRAGSAGVFITYSADIAAMAPGTNIGSAHPVSMGGQMDETMAEKVENDAVAYIKGIAAKRGRNAEWAELAVRESKNITAEEALNLGVINIVAASRDELIQKLDGMKVETITGERALSTADLRVVEVEMDLRYRILGAISNPNVAYILMILGLIGIYFELSNPGAVYPGVIGAISLILAFYAFQTLPVNYAGFILIGLGVVFFILELMVVSYGLLAIAGVVSLLLGSLMLFDSPAPYFRISIWVILPAVILMTAVVIGAMLYAVRVHRRRPVSGTDLLVGSIGVASDDLGGEKEGSVYVEGEYWNAVSDVPVKGGEKVRVVEVKGLLLKVTKA, from the coding sequence ATGGCAAACCTCTTCAGGCCCTTTCTCCTCCTTGCTGCAGCCATTCTAATACAGGCGTTTCCTTCATATTCGTCAGCAAAAGAAATCCTATACGTAAAGGCCGAGGGTGTGGTGAATCCCGTGATGGCCGGGTATCTTCTGGACAACTTCGAGGATGCCGCGGAAAGGGACGCTGAGGCCGTCATCATCCAGCTCGACACCCCTGGCGGACTCGACCTCTCCATGCGGGACATAGTAAAGGCCATGCTCGCATCGGAGGTGCCCGTGGTGGTCTATGTGGCCCCGGCCGGCTCGCGGGCCGGCTCCGCCGGGGTCTTCATAACCTATTCCGCGGATATAGCGGCCATGGCGCCGGGCACGAATATCGGCTCTGCGCACCCGGTCTCCATGGGCGGGCAGATGGACGAGACCATGGCCGAGAAGGTCGAAAACGACGCGGTAGCGTACATAAAAGGCATAGCCGCCAAGAGGGGAAGGAACGCCGAGTGGGCGGAGCTGGCTGTAAGGGAATCGAAGAACATCACCGCCGAGGAGGCCCTTAATCTCGGGGTTATAAACATAGTGGCCGCCAGCAGGGACGAGCTCATACAGAAGCTCGACGGCATGAAAGTTGAGACCATCACGGGCGAGCGGGCCCTCTCAACCGCGGACCTTCGCGTTGTGGAGGTCGAGATGGACCTCCGCTACAGGATACTCGGTGCCATAAGCAACCCCAATGTCGCCTACATACTCATGATACTGGGGCTCATAGGGATATATTTCGAGCTCTCCAACCCCGGGGCGGTCTATCCGGGGGTGATAGGGGCCATATCCCTCATATTAGCCTTCTACGCCTTCCAGACGCTCCCGGTAAACTACGCCGGATTCATCCTCATAGGGCTCGGCGTGGTATTCTTCATACTGGAGCTTATGGTCGTGAGCTACGGCCTGCTTGCGATAGCCGGGGTCGTTTCGCTACTTCTGGGGTCGCTAATGCTCTTCGATTCGCCCGCGCCTTATTTCCGCATCTCCATCTGGGTCATACTCCCGGCCGTGATACTCATGACCGCGGTCGTAATAGGCGCCATGCTCTATGCTGTAAGGGTGCACAGGAGAAGGCCCGTAAGCGGGACCGACCTCCTCGTCGGCTCGATTGGGGTAGCCTCCGATGACTTGGGCGGCGAAAAGGAAGGGAGCGTCTACGTCGAGGGCGAGTACTGGAACGCGGTAAGCGATGTGCCTGTAAAAGGCGGAGAAAAAGTCAGGGTCGTCGAGGTAAAGGGGCTGCTCCTCAAGGTTACAAAAGCCTGA
- a CDS encoding C39 family peptidase codes for MSLRNAFFLSVLLLISGCAAPARDAVLASLRADRTAGAYIEGVPFFPQDEYLCGPAALAGVMAFYGAEESMDGVAGAVYNEKLRGTLPMDLLVYARDRGFETSYYKGGFKDLAERVGKGEPLILFLNLGYDIYPVGHYIIAVGISEKDGVVLAHSGTEREKVYNMKELQKAWSRTGYSTLLVRLKGRGD; via the coding sequence ATGTCCCTTAGGAATGCCTTTTTTCTTTCCGTTCTTCTCCTCATTTCCGGGTGCGCGGCTCCGGCAAGGGATGCGGTGCTCGCATCCCTGAGGGCCGATCGGACCGCAGGCGCCTATATAGAAGGCGTGCCATTCTTTCCGCAAGACGAATACTTGTGCGGCCCGGCTGCGCTCGCGGGAGTCATGGCCTTTTACGGCGCCGAAGAGTCGATGGACGGGGTCGCCGGGGCCGTATATAATGAGAAGCTCAGGGGCACTCTCCCGATGGACCTTCTTGTCTACGCAAGGGACAGGGGATTTGAGACCAGCTACTATAAGGGTGGTTTTAAAGACCTTGCTGAAAGGGTCGGGAAAGGCGAGCCCCTCATATTATTCCTGAACCTTGGCTACGACATCTACCCTGTCGGGCATTACATTATTGCGGTCGGGATAAGCGAAAAGGACGGCGTAGTCCTGGCGCACTCGGGGACGGAGAGGGAAAAGGTCTACAACATGAAGGAGCTTCAAAAGGCATGGTCCAGGACAGGGTATTCGACGCTCCTTGTCCGGCTAAAGGGGAGGGGAGATTGA